A genomic stretch from uncultured Pseudodesulfovibrio sp. includes:
- a CDS encoding DVU_1556 family methyltransferase: protein MPEQCVPLWEKPTLRAVAGETLRPGGFAVTDRAAELIGVIPGWRVLDVGSGLGATVGRLRSRFGADALGVEHSRAQIDRSSEAHVVQARGDLLPFRNEEFNAIFCECVLSLFVEPRQGLVEFCRVLQPQGYLVLADLHAEERGLPNGNSCVGRAVPLSVTREQVEACGFTVRLVEDHSRQLKDLAAKLMFAGGQTTGACTGRLGYYLMIAQKGGEPHVG, encoded by the coding sequence GTGCCTGAACAGTGTGTGCCGTTGTGGGAGAAACCGACTCTGCGAGCCGTTGCCGGGGAGACCTTGCGGCCCGGCGGTTTTGCCGTCACGGATCGGGCTGCCGAATTGATTGGGGTGATTCCCGGTTGGCGTGTGCTTGACGTGGGCAGCGGATTGGGAGCTACGGTCGGGCGATTGCGTTCCCGATTCGGTGCTGATGCCTTGGGCGTTGAACACTCCCGGGCGCAGATTGACCGCAGTAGTGAAGCTCATGTCGTTCAGGCGCGAGGGGATCTCCTGCCCTTTCGGAATGAAGAATTCAATGCCATATTTTGTGAGTGTGTGCTGTCGTTGTTTGTTGAGCCTCGGCAGGGACTTGTAGAGTTCTGCCGTGTACTTCAGCCGCAGGGTTATCTTGTTCTTGCTGATCTGCATGCCGAGGAAAGGGGATTGCCGAACGGGAATTCCTGTGTCGGACGTGCCGTGCCGCTCTCTGTCACGCGGGAGCAGGTGGAGGCATGTGGGTTTACAGTGCGGCTGGTTGAAGATCATTCCCGGCAGTTAAAGGATTTGGCGGCGAAGCTGATGTTCGCCGGAGGGCAGACAACCGGGGCATGTACTGGTCGTCTCGGGTATTATTTGATGATTGCGCAAAAAGGGGGAGAGCCTCATGTTGGATGA
- a CDS encoding DVU_1555 family C-GCAxxG-C-C protein, with protein MLDDTGLKMMELGGKGYCCSQILIVLALDEIGRENPDLVRAASGLCNGLGDCSGLCGVYTGAAILLGLYGGKGEDIEEPVDVLPLMLEELRDWFAAATTQYGGMACRDILDGRCGQPDAARCGGLVSAAYAQVREILVDNGLDPSEGRSLS; from the coding sequence ATGTTGGATGATACAGGTCTCAAAATGATGGAGCTGGGCGGCAAGGGATATTGTTGCAGTCAGATCCTGATTGTGTTGGCTCTTGACGAAATAGGGCGGGAAAATCCGGATCTGGTCCGGGCTGCTTCCGGTTTGTGTAACGGACTTGGCGATTGTTCCGGCCTGTGTGGCGTCTATACTGGTGCGGCAATACTGCTCGGGTTGTATGGCGGTAAAGGTGAAGACATAGAAGAGCCAGTCGATGTACTGCCTCTGATGCTTGAAGAGTTGCGCGACTGGTTTGCCGCGGCAACGACCCAGTATGGCGGCATGGCGTGCAGGGATATTCTGGATGGGCGATGCGGTCAGCCGGATGCCGCCCGGTGTGGCGGTTTGGTGTCTGCGGCCTATGCGCAGGTTCGTGAAATTCTGGTGGATAACGGATTGGACCCCTCCGAAGGACGTTCCCTGTCATGA
- a CDS encoding radical SAM (seleno)protein TrsS — MSRIPRSVCPVCLKPIPAEHETIGDETFLVKTCPDHGEFRTVVWRGQPAFEDWSRVKIPSLPKTPFTRVDKGCPLDCGLCDAHRQHTCTAIIEVTWRCDLGCPVCFASSGKSALPDPTHEELGFLFDRVKEASGYCNIQLSGGEPTVRDDLPDVIRLAKSRGFPFIQLNTNGLRIGREKGYAATLAEAGLDSVFFQFDGLSDDVHETLRGRPLVDLKLAALHALAEAGVGVVLVPTIIPGVNEHVLGAIVEFAAEHSPHVRGVHFQPVSYFGRYAQSPTDAQRITLPEIMRLLEKQTGGALQANHFMPPGCEHSHCSFHANYMVTESGRLQKLSADGKCGCKPRPASEGADKAKAFVKRQWAAPGKILPMADGPDALDAFISRAATHTLAVSAMAFQDAWTLDLERLKGCCIHEVSPDGRLIPFCAYNLTSMDGETLYRGKCHGSSSS, encoded by the coding sequence ATGAGCCGTATCCCGCGAAGCGTCTGTCCTGTCTGCCTGAAACCGATCCCGGCGGAACATGAAACCATCGGGGACGAAACATTTCTGGTGAAGACATGCCCGGACCATGGTGAATTCAGAACCGTTGTCTGGCGGGGACAGCCGGCTTTCGAGGATTGGTCGCGGGTGAAGATTCCTTCGCTGCCGAAAACTCCGTTTACCCGTGTGGACAAGGGCTGCCCGCTGGATTGCGGGTTGTGCGACGCCCATCGTCAGCATACCTGTACGGCGATCATTGAAGTAACATGGCGGTGTGACCTTGGCTGTCCGGTGTGCTTTGCCTCGTCTGGTAAAAGTGCGCTACCTGATCCGACTCATGAAGAACTCGGCTTCCTGTTTGATCGCGTCAAAGAAGCGTCCGGTTATTGTAATATCCAGCTTTCCGGCGGTGAGCCAACGGTGCGGGATGACTTGCCTGACGTGATTCGGCTGGCCAAATCCAGGGGATTCCCTTTTATTCAGCTCAATACAAACGGGCTGCGTATCGGACGAGAAAAGGGGTATGCCGCTACGCTGGCCGAGGCCGGACTTGATTCCGTTTTTTTTCAATTCGACGGTTTGAGTGACGATGTCCATGAGACCCTGCGTGGTCGCCCTCTGGTTGATCTCAAACTTGCCGCTTTACATGCCTTGGCTGAAGCAGGTGTCGGCGTGGTGTTGGTCCCTACGATCATACCGGGTGTTAACGAGCATGTTCTGGGTGCCATTGTGGAATTTGCGGCTGAACATTCACCGCATGTGCGCGGTGTGCATTTTCAACCCGTGAGTTATTTCGGGAGATATGCCCAATCGCCGACTGACGCACAGCGCATCACCTTGCCGGAAATCATGAGGCTCCTTGAGAAACAGACCGGGGGAGCACTTCAGGCAAATCATTTCATGCCGCCGGGCTGTGAACATTCGCATTGCTCGTTTCACGCCAATTATATGGTGACTGAGAGCGGACGGTTGCAGAAACTTTCGGCAGACGGCAAGTGCGGGTGTAAGCCCCGTCCAGCGTCAGAGGGCGCGGACAAGGCCAAGGCGTTTGTGAAACGCCAATGGGCGGCACCGGGAAAAATATTGCCCATGGCAGACGGTCCGGATGCCCTTGACGCCTTTATCAGTCGTGCGGCAACACATACTCTGGCCGTGTCCGCTATGGCGTTTCAGGATGCCTGGACTCTTGACTTGGAGCGCCTCAAGGGGTGTTGTATTCACGAAGTCTCTCCGGATGGGAGATTGATTCCGTTTTGTGCGTACAACCTGACCTCCATGGATGGAGAAACCCTCTACAGGGGGAAATGTCATGGATCTTCCAGCTCTTGA
- a CDS encoding DVU_1553 family AMP-dependent CoA ligase: MDLPALDQWLVRRMKWRKNAPPTARDIRQWQLARLRDLVTHAQVNSPFYARHLAGIDALDIHSVEAYSRLPMMTSEDIRAGGEHLLCVSQDEIARVVTLTTSGTTGQPKRIFHTAEDLDATVDYFGWGMRNLVESGQTALVLMPGDRPGGVGRLLIDALDRIGVRAVTHGVMDDVDSALDQCLAEDARCIVGSSAHVNMLANAWEKRRLPFGRIQSVLLCWDAAPNAVAFTVERIFGCRVLCHWGMIETGLGGAVECAPHSGMHLRETDVFMEIVDPETGTALPEGLFGEMVVSTPLRLGMPLIRYRTGDIGRILPDLCDCKSPLRRLDTQIFRREDGVTVGAGLLTLRELNEVLYGVPGLEDFGVWCVDGRLRVMACGDQGVLPGLVQGALEAMPVVEQGIEEGLLSLDIIIKDDGTPAVPGLGKRSIQRELEN; this comes from the coding sequence ATGGATCTTCCAGCTCTTGACCAATGGCTTGTTCGTCGCATGAAGTGGCGTAAGAACGCACCGCCTACAGCTCGGGATATTCGCCAATGGCAGCTTGCCCGGTTGCGTGACCTGGTGACACATGCACAGGTCAACAGTCCGTTTTATGCGCGTCATCTTGCGGGTATCGACGCCTTGGATATACACTCTGTAGAAGCCTACTCCCGTTTGCCCATGATGACGTCCGAGGACATACGTGCCGGAGGTGAGCACCTGCTCTGCGTGTCACAGGATGAGATCGCACGGGTTGTGACCTTGACGACTTCCGGCACTACCGGGCAGCCCAAACGGATTTTTCATACGGCTGAGGACCTTGATGCTACAGTCGATTATTTCGGGTGGGGCATGAGGAATCTGGTAGAGTCCGGACAGACCGCACTTGTCCTCATGCCGGGTGATAGACCGGGCGGGGTGGGGCGACTGCTGATTGATGCCCTTGATCGGATAGGTGTACGAGCCGTTACACATGGCGTCATGGATGACGTTGACAGCGCGCTCGACCAATGCCTTGCAGAAGACGCAAGATGTATTGTCGGGTCGTCGGCTCATGTGAATATGCTCGCCAACGCGTGGGAGAAGCGGAGACTGCCTTTTGGTCGAATCCAATCGGTTCTTCTGTGTTGGGATGCGGCACCGAATGCTGTGGCGTTTACTGTTGAAAGAATTTTCGGCTGTCGGGTGTTGTGTCACTGGGGCATGATCGAAACCGGCCTTGGCGGGGCGGTGGAGTGCGCTCCTCACTCGGGTATGCATTTGCGCGAAACGGATGTTTTCATGGAGATAGTTGACCCTGAAACGGGTACAGCCTTGCCGGAAGGGCTGTTTGGTGAAATGGTCGTCTCCACTCCGCTTCGTTTAGGGATGCCGCTTATTCGCTACAGGACCGGCGACATAGGGAGAATACTCCCGGACCTGTGTGATTGTAAAAGTCCTTTGCGCCGACTTGATACACAAATATTTCGAAGGGAAGATGGAGTGACTGTCGGGGCGGGGCTATTGACGCTGCGGGAATTGAATGAGGTCTTGTACGGAGTGCCGGGGCTGGAAGATTTTGGTGTATGGTGCGTTGACGGGCGGTTGCGAGTCATGGCGTGCGGGGATCAAGGTGTACTGCCCGGACTTGTTCAGGGTGCCCTTGAAGCTATGCCGGTTGTTGAGCAGGGGATTGAAGAGGGACTGCTCTCGTTGGATATAATAATTAAAGATGACGGAACCCCGGCTGTCCCGGGGCTGGGAAAAAGATCCATACAGAGAGAACTGGAGAATTGA
- a CDS encoding XdhC/CoxI family protein: MKAFVRSICELIGQNETFVMATVVESSGSTPRSSGAKMVVRGDGSILGTVGGGLVEARACQDGLTMLSAGDGTASLTFVDMTQELAANSDMICGGGLSVLLEVIEPDGPCAVAYLEVNELLRRGIRSSLVSTFEGVTSLCGVEYQVLRDEADGDTPVFEKNSNGIRISEPFIPPASLYIFGAGHVSLFTARTAAMIGFRTVVLDDREDFANTERFPEADEVVVLPGFAGCCDALGMDENSYVIIVTRGHMHDRTVLAEALRTKARYVGMIGSKKKRDKIYESLLADGFTQQDINRCHCPIGLTIGAQTPEEIAVSICGELIQVRSGAA; the protein is encoded by the coding sequence ATGAAAGCGTTTGTGCGTTCCATATGTGAACTTATCGGACAGAATGAAACCTTTGTCATGGCTACGGTGGTGGAAAGCTCCGGCTCGACTCCGCGATCTTCCGGGGCGAAGATGGTTGTGCGCGGTGATGGCTCCATCCTCGGCACTGTGGGGGGAGGATTGGTTGAAGCCCGGGCCTGTCAGGACGGCCTGACCATGCTCAGCGCGGGGGATGGAACCGCCAGTTTGACTTTTGTGGACATGACGCAGGAACTCGCGGCCAATTCCGACATGATCTGCGGCGGGGGGTTGAGCGTGTTGCTTGAAGTCATAGAGCCGGATGGCCCCTGTGCCGTGGCATACCTTGAAGTGAATGAACTGCTGCGGCGCGGCATCCGTTCTTCACTGGTTTCGACGTTTGAAGGAGTCACGAGTCTTTGTGGCGTGGAATATCAGGTCCTGCGGGATGAAGCTGACGGAGATACGCCTGTTTTTGAAAAGAATTCTAACGGCATACGGATTTCCGAACCATTTATTCCTCCCGCGTCCCTGTATATCTTCGGGGCAGGGCATGTCTCGCTGTTCACGGCCCGTACTGCCGCCATGATAGGGTTCAGGACCGTGGTTCTTGATGATCGTGAAGATTTCGCCAACACCGAACGGTTTCCCGAGGCTGACGAAGTCGTTGTCCTGCCTGGTTTTGCCGGGTGCTGCGATGCACTGGGTATGGATGAAAATTCGTATGTCATCATCGTGACCAGAGGCCACATGCATGATCGTACTGTGCTGGCTGAAGCCTTGCGGACCAAGGCTCGTTACGTGGGCATGATCGGCAGCAAGAAGAAACGCGACAAAATTTACGAATCGCTTTTGGCTGACGGGTTCACGCAGCAGGACATCAACAGGTGTCATTGCCCCATCGGGCTGACCATCGGTGCGCAGACGCCTGAAGAGATAGCTGTCTCCATCTGCGGTGAACTGATTCAGGTGCGGTCTGGGGCCGCATGA
- a CDS encoding DVU_1551 family NTP transferase, translating to MSTLAAIIPAAGLSSRMGEFKPLLPLGEGTVLSQCVDLFRKNNIEQIVVVTGKQCDYVAAAAHQAGAVAVHNRNFEQGMYSSVLTGVRALKENVSAFFMLPVDIPLVRPETVGRLIEEFTQSAPSILYPRFRDERGHPPLISRSLVPVILSHDGTGGLRTVLDNHESGARDLDVADFGTVHDLDRPADYSLARTLADVRYPTNEECCQLWDMYSVPINIVRHCQAVSRVAEVLCERLNCQRNGNCLDIDLVRGAALTHDIGKGTRRHEIVGAERLQAHGFHDAATIALEHFDLTLSPEEPITEKEVVFLADKLVCGESPVPLKVRYMNKIELYRHEPGVEGAILDRLERATDIMTRFDREMGVCAEQLAQDVLA from the coding sequence ATGAGCACTCTTGCCGCGATAATACCGGCGGCAGGCCTTTCTTCCCGCATGGGGGAGTTCAAACCCCTGCTGCCGTTGGGAGAAGGTACGGTGCTGTCGCAGTGTGTCGATCTGTTCCGGAAAAACAACATTGAACAGATCGTCGTGGTCACCGGCAAACAGTGTGACTACGTGGCCGCGGCGGCTCACCAGGCCGGGGCAGTCGCCGTGCATAATCGGAATTTTGAGCAGGGCATGTATTCCTCGGTACTGACTGGTGTCCGTGCTTTGAAGGAAAACGTGTCGGCGTTTTTCATGCTTCCTGTGGATATCCCGCTGGTCAGGCCGGAAACGGTTGGTCGTCTTATCGAGGAATTCACGCAGTCTGCTCCATCCATCCTCTATCCCCGCTTTCGAGATGAGCGCGGTCATCCGCCGCTGATCAGCCGGAGTCTGGTGCCGGTCATTCTGTCCCATGACGGAACGGGCGGCCTGCGGACAGTGCTGGACAACCATGAATCCGGGGCGCGAGATCTGGACGTGGCGGATTTCGGGACGGTTCATGATCTGGACCGCCCGGCTGATTATTCGCTGGCCCGAACCCTGGCAGATGTCCGGTATCCGACCAATGAAGAGTGCTGTCAGTTGTGGGACATGTATTCCGTGCCTATAAATATTGTTCGTCACTGTCAGGCCGTATCTCGTGTGGCCGAGGTCCTGTGCGAACGATTGAACTGTCAGCGCAACGGCAATTGTCTTGATATCGACCTGGTTCGAGGCGCGGCTCTGACCCATGATATAGGCAAAGGCACCAGACGGCATGAGATCGTGGGTGCCGAACGATTGCAAGCACATGGCTTTCACGATGCTGCGACTATTGCTCTTGAACATTTTGATCTGACGCTTTCGCCGGAGGAGCCGATAACCGAAAAGGAAGTTGTGTTTCTTGCCGACAAGCTCGTTTGCGGAGAGTCTCCGGTTCCCCTCAAGGTCCGGTACATGAACAAAATAGAACTCTACCGCCATGAACCGGGGGTGGAAGGGGCCATTCTTGATCGATTGGAGCGTGCGACCGATATCATGACCCGGTTTGATCGGGAGATGGGCGTTTGTGCCGAACAACTGGCGCAGGATGTTCTGGCATGA
- a CDS encoding histidine phosphatase family protein, giving the protein MIVLMRHAQTEGGAGRCIGRTPVPLSDAGRERARHIVASLRSVGFKRLCASPAQRAQDTLDPLARVLDMTVETLPALNEIDMGKWDGLPFEDVRRLYADGYAERGGRFGSFRPPLGESFMDVADRALVALNELAHGALPVLVATHAGVLRSVLCRVTGHPMDDLFHFKPDYAHCVLLRSGTNGLELIASDVSPDDLPTFFDSNS; this is encoded by the coding sequence ATGATCGTGCTTATGCGACATGCGCAGACTGAGGGCGGTGCCGGGCGATGTATCGGCAGGACGCCGGTGCCGTTGTCCGATGCAGGGCGTGAGCGGGCGCGGCATATTGTTGCGTCTCTGCGCAGTGTCGGATTCAAACGGTTATGCGCAAGTCCTGCACAACGGGCGCAGGATACCCTTGATCCGTTGGCTCGGGTTCTCGATATGACCGTGGAAACGCTTCCCGCTCTGAATGAGATTGATATGGGAAAGTGGGACGGACTTCCCTTTGAAGACGTGCGTCGCTTGTATGCGGATGGGTATGCTGAGCGCGGAGGTCGCTTCGGTTCGTTTCGTCCACCGCTTGGCGAGAGTTTCATGGATGTCGCGGACCGCGCATTGGTTGCCCTGAATGAACTGGCGCACGGTGCGCTTCCGGTTCTGGTCGCGACCCACGCGGGGGTGCTGCGTTCGGTACTCTGCCGGGTTACAGGCCACCCCATGGATGACCTGTTTCATTTCAAACCCGACTATGCGCATTGTGTCCTTTTACGGTCAGGGACAAACGGACTGGAGTTGATCGCGTCCGACGTGTCCCCAGATGACCTGCCGACTTTTTTTGATTCGAATTCTTAG
- a CDS encoding DUF364 domain-containing protein produces MKTTLEIVRDKALLLWGKENILNESITVSAGPLTVKEAIGSPEENDFPIQQGKEKLMEAMFRGERGQAFTDNYGNYTGTLSDVAALTLDNNFNRAVFVATLNAVSRSLGLAKGTIHCKDCGPKECSKTIFDHIKKNYGQCRITIIGFQPALAEVLNRETEVRLIDLDPDNIGQTKRGVLVEGGEATAEAIDWCDLLLVTGTTLANSSIDQFLTEKPVLFYGTTISGGAALMGWDRFCPQSA; encoded by the coding sequence ATGAAAACCACTCTGGAAATCGTCCGTGACAAAGCCCTTCTTCTCTGGGGAAAAGAGAACATTCTCAATGAAAGCATCACAGTTTCTGCCGGTCCTCTGACAGTCAAGGAGGCCATCGGCAGCCCGGAAGAAAATGACTTCCCCATTCAGCAGGGCAAAGAGAAGTTGATGGAAGCCATGTTCAGGGGAGAACGAGGACAAGCATTTACCGACAACTATGGCAATTATACTGGGACATTGAGCGATGTAGCCGCACTGACTTTGGACAATAACTTCAACCGTGCTGTATTCGTGGCCACACTCAATGCAGTCTCTCGTTCGCTCGGGTTGGCGAAAGGGACGATCCACTGCAAGGACTGCGGCCCCAAGGAGTGTTCGAAAACGATCTTCGATCACATCAAAAAAAATTACGGGCAATGCCGCATCACCATTATCGGATTCCAGCCTGCACTCGCCGAAGTCCTGAACAGGGAAACCGAAGTGCGACTGATCGACCTTGATCCGGACAACATCGGACAAACAAAACGGGGTGTGCTCGTGGAAGGCGGCGAGGCCACGGCAGAGGCCATTGACTGGTGCGATCTGCTGCTCGTCACGGGCACAACGCTGGCGAACAGCTCCATTGACCAGTTCCTGACCGAAAAGCCTGTGCTTTTTTACGGCACGACCATTTCAGGAGGGGCCGCGCTCATGGGGTGGGATCGATTCTGTCCGCAGAGCGCCTAA
- a CDS encoding ABC transporter permease subunit, whose translation MGFLDILVQPQTTGPLCLTLKVLAVSGLLHLLSGILLGYYLTSGKSTMRSVVDFLVTLPLVFPPIATGFILLILLGRAGLIGQVLPVDIVFSFPGVVIAAFVAGLPLVVKPVEAALRGNVKQLAEASRVLGKNEWQTFWFVLLPNVRRNVAAGWFLALGRSLGEVGITLMLGGNIIGRTNTLSLEIYNAVFSGEFERALVLSAIIGIFSLTIFIALKRLSAV comes from the coding sequence ATGGGTTTTCTCGATATATTGGTTCAACCACAGACGACCGGACCGCTCTGCCTCACCCTCAAGGTGTTGGCAGTGTCCGGCCTGCTCCATCTGCTCAGCGGCATTCTTCTCGGCTATTACCTGACCTCCGGGAAAAGTACGATGCGCTCTGTGGTGGATTTTCTTGTTACACTACCGCTCGTCTTTCCGCCGATCGCCACCGGCTTCATCCTGCTTATACTGCTCGGCAGAGCCGGATTGATCGGGCAGGTCTTGCCAGTGGATATCGTATTCAGCTTTCCGGGTGTGGTTATCGCCGCATTCGTGGCCGGCCTTCCATTGGTGGTCAAACCAGTGGAAGCCGCTCTCCGGGGCAACGTCAAACAACTGGCTGAAGCCTCAAGGGTGCTTGGTAAAAACGAATGGCAAACATTCTGGTTTGTATTGCTCCCTAATGTCCGCCGCAATGTGGCCGCCGGCTGGTTTCTGGCCCTTGGCCGATCCCTCGGGGAAGTCGGCATCACATTGATGCTCGGCGGCAACATCATCGGCAGGACCAACACCCTTTCCCTTGAAATCTACAACGCCGTCTTCAGTGGCGAATTCGAACGGGCATTGGTACTGTCCGCCATCATCGGCATATTCTCACTGACCATCTTCATTGCACTCAAAAGGCTTTCCGCCGTCTAG
- the modA gene encoding molybdate ABC transporter substrate-binding protein → MHTTRTFILTAFLVICMATAALAENAVLASGAGYKKMVNALNTEYMKQTGRTVDLLFGNMARVTTLAKQSGNVDIVIGDATFLKKAQLPLEGSQELGQGKLVLAFAKSGSFSTVKDLDKAGRIALPDTQKAIYGKAARQFLQSTKRLPDIKPRLVEVATIPQVFSYLTTNEVDMGFMNLTHTLNVADKLGGYIIIDQKDYSPIVILAALLKDSRRMEQARDFLRFLKTPEARTIMQDNGL, encoded by the coding sequence ATGCACACCACTCGCACATTCATTCTCACCGCCTTTCTCGTCATCTGCATGGCTACCGCAGCCCTGGCAGAAAATGCTGTCCTCGCATCCGGCGCCGGCTACAAGAAAATGGTCAATGCCCTCAACACGGAATACATGAAACAGACGGGACGGACCGTGGACCTTCTCTTCGGCAACATGGCCCGTGTGACCACGCTGGCAAAACAGAGCGGCAACGTGGACATCGTCATCGGTGACGCCACCTTCCTGAAAAAGGCACAGCTCCCCCTGGAGGGCAGCCAGGAACTGGGACAGGGCAAACTGGTTCTCGCCTTTGCCAAATCAGGGTCCTTCTCCACGGTGAAAGACCTGGACAAGGCCGGACGCATTGCCCTGCCTGACACCCAGAAAGCCATTTACGGCAAGGCTGCGCGCCAGTTCCTGCAATCCACCAAGCGACTGCCCGACATCAAGCCAAGATTGGTGGAAGTCGCCACGATCCCGCAGGTTTTTTCCTACCTGACAACAAACGAAGTGGACATGGGATTCATGAACCTCACGCACACGCTGAACGTGGCTGACAAATTGGGCGGGTACATCATCATCGACCAAAAAGACTATTCTCCCATCGTCATCCTTGCCGCCCTGCTCAAAGACAGTCGCCGCATGGAGCAGGCCAGGGATTTTCTCCGCTTCCTCAAAACACCTGAAGCCAGAACCATCATGCAGGACAACGGCCTGTAA
- a CDS encoding ATP-binding cassette domain-containing protein: protein MTLSVNIHKKLPHFDLQTEFSCAAGELTAIVGPSGAGKTTLIRIIAGLETPDSGAISLNNVPWTDSNTGDFIPTRKRKIGLVFQEYTLFPHMTVRRNITFGAVRPASVDALMQTFGISHLENQRPGSISGGERQRTAFCQALASEPDLLLLDEPFSALDTATRTFLCSLLSDIKKDLNIPILHVTHDLGEADQLGDHVIAVENGRITPDWFARHQHVPHGSTQRTVPLYA, encoded by the coding sequence ATGACTCTGTCCGTCAATATCCATAAAAAACTCCCACATTTCGATCTGCAAACCGAATTTTCCTGTGCTGCAGGAGAACTGACAGCCATTGTCGGACCGTCCGGCGCAGGAAAGACCACACTCATCCGCATCATTGCCGGACTAGAAACACCGGACAGCGGTGCCATCAGTCTGAACAATGTGCCATGGACAGATTCGAATACTGGAGACTTCATCCCCACCCGCAAACGAAAAATCGGACTGGTCTTTCAGGAATACACGCTTTTTCCACATATGACCGTCCGCCGGAACATAACCTTCGGGGCCGTCAGACCGGCATCGGTTGACGCCCTGATGCAAACCTTCGGCATCAGTCACCTTGAGAACCAGCGGCCAGGCTCCATTTCCGGCGGAGAACGACAGAGAACCGCCTTTTGTCAGGCTCTCGCCAGTGAACCGGACCTGCTCTTGCTCGACGAACCTTTCTCGGCTCTGGATACGGCCACACGAACCTTCTTGTGTTCCCTGCTGTCAGACATCAAAAAGGACCTTAACATTCCCATTCTCCATGTAACCCATGACCTCGGGGAAGCAGATCAACTGGGGGATCATGTCATTGCCGTGGAAAACGGCCGGATCACCCCGGATTGGTTCGCCCGCCATCAACACGTACCACACGGTTCGACTCAGCGGACCGTCCCTTTATACGCATAA
- a CDS encoding TOBE domain-containing protein gives MKSSSKVCPREFFNVSEHVNYLEPSEIFAFEEAFRQWKSAAVRTDSVQARERMWLIFLMLRHTGARLGEVLSLDDATAFDVGGTFVRLGREGRIREVPLPSELFDEIMAVLEGPLGCGLRGTFFQVDPGYFRRICYARGKDCGLSKDRVCPKSLRNTRAVEMLRSGVPITIVKDILGQSSLDLTANFQQFSTGDMQSIVRTAHSSMRKRTSARNSFVGHVIGVVSDSVMAEVIMETRSGMVLSAVITSDSLRTLNLVKGAPVVATVKAPLVNVVLCQKTPVGSARNRFRATVLRVTDSPVLSEVLGRMPDGTDVCALISAQSANDLALQSGDEVEFWFKALSVVLNTIQL, from the coding sequence ATGAAATCATCCAGCAAGGTCTGTCCCCGGGAGTTCTTTAATGTTTCGGAACATGTGAATTATCTGGAACCATCCGAGATATTCGCTTTTGAAGAGGCGTTCAGACAGTGGAAATCCGCAGCTGTTCGAACGGACAGCGTACAGGCAAGAGAGCGCATGTGGCTTATCTTTTTGATGCTCAGGCACACGGGTGCGCGTTTGGGGGAAGTTTTATCCCTTGATGATGCGACCGCCTTTGATGTTGGCGGGACGTTTGTTCGATTGGGACGGGAAGGGCGAATCCGTGAAGTGCCGCTTCCGAGCGAATTGTTTGATGAGATAATGGCAGTCCTTGAAGGCCCGTTGGGGTGTGGTTTGCGGGGAACATTCTTTCAGGTTGACCCTGGGTATTTTCGACGTATCTGCTATGCCCGCGGCAAGGATTGCGGGTTATCCAAAGACCGTGTCTGTCCGAAGTCCCTGCGGAACACCCGAGCCGTGGAGATGTTGCGCAGCGGTGTTCCCATCACTATCGTCAAGGACATCCTTGGTCAGTCTTCTCTTGATCTGACAGCGAACTTTCAACAGTTTTCGACTGGTGACATGCAGTCCATCGTGCGGACAGCCCACAGCTCCATGCGCAAGCGGACCAGTGCGCGAAACTCTTTTGTCGGTCATGTGATAGGTGTCGTCTCAGATTCTGTCATGGCGGAAGTGATCATGGAGACGCGGTCGGGCATGGTCTTGTCCGCAGTCATCACTTCTGACAGTCTTCGTACCCTGAACCTTGTGAAGGGTGCTCCGGTTGTTGCCACGGTCAAGGCTCCACTGGTGAATGTCGTTTTGTGTCAGAAAACGCCAGTCGGTAGTGCTCGAAACCGATTCAGGGCGACCGTGCTTCGCGTGACCGATTCTCCCGTACTTTCCGAAGTGCTGGGACGTATGCCAGATGGGACCGATGTATGTGCGCTTATCTCTGCACAGAGTGCCAACGACCTGGCACTGCAATCCGGGGATGAGGTGGAGTTCTGGTTCAAAGCTCTGTCCGTAGTCCTGAACACCATACAGCTGTGA